The following proteins come from a genomic window of Acidobacteriota bacterium:
- a CDS encoding rubrerythrin family protein translates to MKKMTEKNLRDAFAGESQAHMKYLIFSEIADKKGLTNISKLFKAIAFAEFVHAKNHLKELGEAKDTINNLQAAIDGETYEVTEMYPAFNETAKFQEEKGAERSTFYALEAEKIHKYMYEKAKDIASAGKDIEQKDIYVCSVCGHTVEKNLPNKCPVCGTASKSYVKF, encoded by the coding sequence ATGAAAAAAATGACTGAAAAAAATTTAAGAGATGCATTTGCAGGTGAAAGCCAAGCTCATATGAAGTATTTAATTTTTTCTGAGATTGCTGATAAAAAAGGACTGACAAACATATCTAAATTATTCAAAGCTATAGCTTTCGCAGAATTTGTCCACGCAAAAAATCATTTAAAAGAACTTGGCGAAGCCAAAGATACTATTAACAATCTTCAAGCTGCAATCGATGGTGAAACTTATGAAGTAACAGAAATGTACCCTGCATTTAATGAAACAGCAAAATTCCAGGAAGAAAAAGGAGCTGAAAGAAGCACTTTTTATGCCCTTGAAGCAGAAAAGATTCATAAGTACATGTATGAAAAAGCAAAAGATATTGCATCAGCAGGAAAAGATATCGAACAAAAAGATATTTATGTCTGTTCTGTATGTGGACATACAGTAGAAAAAAACTTGCCGAATAAGTGCCCTGTATGCGGTACTGCCTCTAAATCTTATGTTAAATTTTAA
- a CDS encoding Fur family transcriptional regulator has product MIINKLKRINLKATPQRIAIVKFLEGNTSHPSAEDIYNAISKIYPSISFATVYNTLKALHEKGEILELSIDPERKRYDPNVTPHNHFICLLCGKVVDIFNDVNVSLKLPGYEIKSKHVEFHGFCPKCKEKRK; this is encoded by the coding sequence ATGATTATAAATAAATTAAAAAGGATAAACCTAAAGGCAACTCCTCAGAGAATTGCCATCGTGAAATTTTTAGAAGGTAATACATCCCATCCCTCAGCTGAGGATATATATAATGCAATATCAAAAATATATCCATCAATTTCTTTTGCTACAGTTTATAATACACTGAAAGCTTTACATGAAAAGGGAGAGATTCTTGAGCTTAGTATTGACCCGGAAAGGAAACGATATGATCCAAATGTAACTCCTCACAATCATTTTATATGTCTCCTCTGTGGCAAAGTTGTTGACATCTTTAATGATGTGAATGTAAGTTTAAAGCTTCCTGGCTACGAGATAAAGAGTAAACATGTAGAATTTCATGGTTTCTGCCCTAAATGCAAAGAAAAAAGGAAATGA
- a CDS encoding GH116 family glycosyl hydrolase, translated as MYSNVSKNFRYKIRFKKNIPVIFFLMFSLSLLPAFVLVCCPINFFPLNQFLIKHTDKNNEMQLSDMTLKCTEVQTKLEKNFIKTFEIKKDFLYFSRNIIRNNYFDQIGRKFAILGYENGNFEVWGFPFKILRDFELSFVFPDKANPEPGEKFIKTFETTPEVKILTYANQYFTLKEIFIVPKSFPGAIILLNFYTVRPLTVIVNFIPVLQPMWPGSLGGQYCFWDDKLNAYIISESRRKFNAVIGSPSGIRISSPPAHQFSDAPYQFKIELPANLKGEYFIPVAITGGMHTRDEARKFYEELINEPEKFYKENLNYYDNFNKNALRIETPDKDLNLAFLLAKLALDSLFIENPDLGEALVAGFGASGGSGRPGFGWYFGGDSFINSFSLNSFGNFMPVKKSLEFFKRYQRQDGKITHEISQSAGMIKWFEEYPYAFIHADTTPFYIWSFYDYVRTSGDVEFLKESWESIKKAFHWCISTDENSDGLMDNKKAGLGALEFGQMIGVLTDVYLGGIWVKALDSFIRMSEIIGDNDLKSKAEEIYQKASENLKNKFWDDKKESYIYAIGEKEEKISAITPWPSLAISFGLLEGKKLLKTIEKMASSEISTSWGCRVLSKYNEIYDPLNYNYGAVWPFITGFVSLSMYKFHQNYSAYFLLKGAIRNHLMFFYGGCHEVFSGENFIPLNESVPHQGFSSNGFLLPLIKGLLGLSVDSLKNVVHFNPQIPEEWKFLNVENVKINDNRLSLYLKKQDGKINLKILKNGDDRIDFQFSPFFPFGTKILKVKLNDKDIPFKIKNLSSGISPDIKFSSDKKDILEIQFTEGPVILVPEEKIQVGDTDRFLKITGIYGKGKKLEILFEGISGKEYFLKI; from the coding sequence ATGTATTCCAATGTAAGTAAGAATTTTAGATATAAGATAAGATTTAAAAAAAATATTCCAGTTATATTTTTTTTAATGTTTTCTCTTTCTCTTTTGCCAGCTTTCGTTTTAGTGTGCTGTCCCATAAATTTCTTCCCTCTCAATCAGTTTCTCATAAAGCACACTGATAAAAATAACGAAATGCAATTAAGTGACATGACACTAAAATGCACTGAAGTCCAAACTAAATTGGAGAAGAATTTCATAAAAACTTTTGAAATAAAAAAGGACTTTCTGTACTTTAGCAGAAATATTATAAGGAATAATTATTTTGACCAGATAGGAAGAAAATTTGCAATACTGGGGTATGAAAATGGGAATTTTGAAGTCTGGGGGTTTCCTTTTAAGATACTGAGGGATTTTGAGCTATCTTTTGTTTTCCCTGATAAAGCTAATCCTGAACCTGGAGAAAAATTCATAAAGACATTTGAGACAACTCCAGAAGTAAAAATATTAACCTATGCCAATCAATACTTTACCCTTAAAGAGATTTTCATTGTTCCAAAATCATTTCCAGGTGCAATAATTTTATTGAATTTTTATACGGTCAGGCCTTTGACAGTGATAGTTAATTTTATCCCGGTTTTACAACCTATGTGGCCTGGATCTTTAGGAGGACAGTATTGTTTCTGGGATGATAAATTAAATGCATACATAATTTCTGAAAGCAGAAGAAAATTTAATGCGGTTATTGGCTCTCCCTCAGGAATAAGGATTTCGTCACCTCCTGCTCATCAATTTTCTGATGCACCCTATCAGTTTAAGATTGAACTGCCTGCGAATTTAAAAGGAGAGTATTTTATTCCAGTAGCAATTACAGGAGGAATGCATACAAGGGATGAAGCAAGAAAATTTTACGAAGAATTGATAAATGAACCAGAGAAATTTTATAAAGAGAATCTGAATTATTACGATAATTTTAATAAAAATGCTCTCAGAATAGAAACTCCTGATAAAGATTTAAACCTTGCCTTTCTCCTTGCTAAGCTTGCTCTTGATTCTCTTTTTATTGAAAATCCAGATTTAGGCGAGGCTCTGGTGGCAGGTTTTGGAGCCTCTGGAGGAAGCGGTAGACCAGGGTTTGGATGGTATTTTGGAGGAGATTCGTTTATAAATTCATTTTCTTTAAATTCTTTTGGAAACTTTATGCCTGTAAAAAAATCTCTTGAATTTTTTAAGAGATATCAGAGACAGGATGGGAAAATTACCCATGAGATATCCCAGTCTGCAGGAATGATAAAGTGGTTTGAAGAATATCCATATGCTTTTATTCATGCGGATACAACTCCATTTTATATTTGGTCATTCTATGATTATGTTAGAACTTCTGGAGATGTAGAGTTTCTGAAAGAAAGCTGGGAATCTATAAAAAAGGCTTTTCACTGGTGTATTTCAACAGATGAAAACAGTGATGGCCTTATGGATAATAAAAAAGCTGGTCTGGGAGCTCTTGAATTTGGTCAGATGATAGGTGTTTTGACTGATGTATATCTGGGTGGAATCTGGGTAAAAGCCCTTGATTCATTTATCAGGATGTCTGAAATTATCGGAGACAATGATTTAAAAAGCAAAGCTGAAGAAATTTATCAAAAAGCCTCAGAAAATTTAAAGAATAAATTCTGGGATGACAAGAAAGAATCGTATATATATGCAATCGGAGAAAAAGAAGAAAAAATTTCAGCAATAACTCCTTGGCCTTCCCTTGCCATATCTTTTGGATTACTTGAAGGAAAAAAATTATTAAAGACTATAGAAAAAATGGCCTCATCAGAAATTTCAACTTCATGGGGATGCAGGGTTCTTAGTAAGTACAATGAGATATATGATCCGCTGAATTATAATTATGGAGCTGTCTGGCCTTTTATCACAGGTTTTGTTTCTCTTTCAATGTATAAATTTCATCAGAATTATTCTGCCTATTTTCTTTTAAAGGGAGCGATAAGGAATCATTTAATGTTTTTTTACGGGGGATGTCATGAAGTTTTCTCTGGTGAAAATTTCATTCCCCTTAATGAATCTGTTCCCCATCAGGGTTTTTCATCGAATGGATTTTTATTACCTTTGATAAAAGGACTTCTGGGGTTATCAGTGGATTCATTAAAAAATGTTGTTCATTTCAATCCACAGATTCCAGAGGAATGGAAATTTTTGAATGTGGAAAATGTTAAAATAAATGATAACAGATTAAGCTTATATCTGAAAAAACAGGATGGAAAAATTAATTTAAAAATATTAAAAAATGGCGATGATAGAATAGATTTTCAATTTTCTCCATTTTTTCCATTTGGAACTAAAATTTTAAAAGTTAAACTGAATGATAAAGACATCCCATTTAAAATAAAAAATTTATCAAGTGGGATTTCGCCAGACATAAAATTCTCTTCGGATAAAAAAGATATCTTGGAGATACAGTTTACAGAAGGCCCTGTAATATTAGTTCCAGAGGAAAAAATTCAAGTTGGAGATACAGAT
- a CDS encoding ferritin-like domain-containing protein: MMGKELLDKLNEAISSEMQASIQYMWQHVMWAGTKGAAVKDDFKKIAITEMKHAEAIAERLYYLGGTPTTEPAPIKLSKKLEDMVKDNVKAEEEAISMYKEIIRLAEKEGDITTKFLFESILSDEEDHHDYFTTLLEE; this comes from the coding sequence ATAATGGGTAAAGAATTGCTGGACAAATTAAACGAGGCTATCTCAAGCGAGATGCAAGCGAGCATTCAATACATGTGGCAACATGTAATGTGGGCTGGAACCAAAGGTGCTGCAGTAAAGGATGATTTTAAAAAAATTGCTATAACAGAGATGAAGCACGCTGAAGCAATTGCTGAAAGATTATACTATCTTGGAGGAACTCCAACTACTGAACCTGCACCCATAAAATTAAGCAAAAAATTGGAAGATATGGTTAAAGACAATGTTAAAGCTGAGGAAGAAGCAATTTCAATGTATAAAGAAATAATAAGATTGGCAGAAAAAGAAGGAGACATAACCACTAAATTTCTTTTCGAATCTATCCTATCAGATGAAGAAGATCATCATGACTACTTCACTACTCTTTTAGAAGAATAA